ttttttagaatGTGCATTTTAAGGGTGAGTGTAAGAGAACTTTCTTCTTGTTCAACAAATTGCTTAAAGAGAAAGAGTCAAGTGAAGAAGGAAGTCATGTCATGTGTATATGCTTTATATAGTCGCCAATACGTTTTTTGTTACAGTGTTATCTTAAAGAGTCATTTCCTACTTCCAGTTCTGCTTTGCTTTGTTTTCCAAAGCACATTCTTAGCACTTTCTTGCAGTTTATAATTGCCtcctaaaaatgaaaatgtagTTTTGGTTTGAGTAGTAGTAACATTACATGGTTTTATTGTTCGGTGTTCATTGCTATTTCTTAATACAATATGACTTACAGTACACTTCAGAGATAACTTCCCATAGCTGGTAGTTATTTTCAGGATCCCTTGCTCCCCAGTTTCCCTATATGGTTATGATCCTGGAACTAACTAATCGTGTAGATGGGAAAGAGACTGATGTATTTGTTTCTGCTCTGTTCCCTCTTTATGCTCGATTACCATACATATCCCAGGGCCAGGCAACAGAATGATAGAAAGTTAATTATGCCTGTAAGTTGGAAAGAAAGCagctgaaaaaaattatgaaaaaaacttgGACATGGACGAGCAAGTAAGAAAGATTTAAAGACTAACAGTACGGTTTCAAAAATGGACAACAGCAATGTAAATGGATTTCTCTAACTTTTTAAAAGAGATTAGCCAGCCCCTGACTATTGTGAATCAAGCCATTTACTAAGCAATATTTCTATGACTCACCTCATATCTGTCTGCATCCTCTTCAACCATAAATGTAATTTTTGCCTCGAGCAGCTTCTCTAGCTGAAATTCAGGTCTCCGGCACTCGTCAATGCTTTGAGGATAATCATTCACAAAAACTCTTAAGAGCGTGATGATATGTTCATGTGACGATTTCTGAGGTTTGTGTAGCAGACCAACTAGCTGTTCAATGAATCCCATTTTAAATAGTGTGtctataaataaaaaaacgtGAAAGAATTTAATGATGCCGTTAACTAGAAATAGTATTTTGAATAACATTACTATGAACTTGGATTTTTTTCTCACTGAGAAACTTTCATGAGTTTTAACAGGACACAATGGTGACTTAGTTGAGAGGCTATATGAATAACACTCGTGACTGTTGAGGTTGTTTGTCAAATCCTAACTATTTTTCAAGATATAATTTTTGCAGATTGCACCACAAAATTACCTCAGAAGTAAATGTTTCCTCAGTTTTCCAGCTCAAGGGATTTATGAATGGGTGAATTAAACAACATCAAATCATATTCTGCACCTTCGCAAAATGTAAGATACCTTTATGTGAAGGATTTGCCAACAGCATATTCCATAACATAAAAGCTGACTTGGTTACCagtttgtcgctgtcatcttgcATTGCCTTCATCAGCAGAGAAAATCCATCTTCTCTTAAGAATGCATCTTCTCCTGGTTGAAAAGCCCTTGTCAGACCTGAAACAATGAACCTACAGCATCATCactgtcattattattaacaaTGTACAACAGGGCAGCTACAATAAAAGTCAAACTGTTGACTTCACCGATAAagtttaacaatattattatttggtAAATATCCCATAAAAGGAGAGCTTCACCACACAGACAAGGCTATGACTCAAAGAGGGGGAAAGGGGGCACACCTCCCTTGTCCTGATTAGCATTTCTACTTGGAGAAGGAAACCACTGGTAGGGTTTGTAATTATGTGGGACGTTAACATTTTGttttacccattgactccctGGGGTTctccactgacaagtaaaatctggCCGCTTCAGGCCTGTTTTGATGTCAAAGGGTTTAGGACTGCTGTTGTTGTTGACCAGTTTATAATTAGATTTCAAATATCTTCAGCTACATGACCACTTACTTGATATCGCAAACAAGGCTTTCACCTGTACTTGCTCTGATTGGTCGGACTGAAGAAGGTTAGTGAGAACTGGAAGAGTATTCATCTCCAATGCAGCCTTTTGACAGTATGAATTATTCTGAACACAGACAGCCAGAGTATCAGCTGCTCTCCATCGTATTGAactgatattaaaaaaaattaaaagtttatTTCATTGCACGTTAACAGTGCAACGCTCCTTAccatggccacccaacaaactttcacatttgacaactacgtgtaaatacgtcaactcaacaaacCATGCAATGGTGTTCAAATAACAACTGCATGAACTTTGCAAGTAGGCGTGACtgaaattcgcacaccctgattagcggataatttgtaaaacactttgttaggtggccacggtaaggtgcgtCACACTGTAACATGCAAAAGTCTAAACTGAGAAAGTGTTGAAGATGTAGGATGGAATGTGAAGGGTTGAAGAATGATGATGAATTGTCATTTGTATTATTAAG
The genomic region above belongs to Montipora capricornis isolate CH-2021 chromosome 8, ASM3666992v2, whole genome shotgun sequence and contains:
- the LOC138059248 gene encoding hsp70-binding protein 1-like; translated protein: MGESERNGRRYPQNLQGLLRFAVDHSDDPQGDTSSVFQEMSEERREWLQEALASVTEDTFVKRMMEHLQTLDKPDSDDEDELVKKEDAFEDLQEIVDNIDNANDFHKIGGFKVMLKCLSSEQSSIRWRAADTLAVCVQNNSYCQKAALEMNTLPVLTNLLQSDQSEQVQVKALFAISSLTRAFQPGEDAFLREDGFSLLMKAMQDDSDKLVTKSAFMLWNMLLANPSHKDTLFKMGFIEQLVGLLHKPQKSSHEHIITLLRVFVNDYPQSIDECRRPEFQLEKLLEAKITFMVEEDADRYEEAIINCKKVLRMCFGKQSKAELEVGNDSLR